A genomic window from Silene latifolia isolate original U9 population chromosome Y, ASM4854445v1, whole genome shotgun sequence includes:
- the LOC141632444 gene encoding protein FAR1-RELATED SEQUENCE 7-like, protein MDQQRYTQKSLDRDSDHSLPQTKTLLSLEVHASTVYTHAIFYEFQQQCVDSLNSCSAGDSSKEGSTRFLEVEDSIFNKTYTVAFNPSTFDATCSCKLFERKGYICKHIIWILSGIGIKKIPDKYLLSRWTKNTKKMPLYDVHGQLLDDFTSSDVTKLQISTVWSEFYSTLTLLKSLPENHINELTSLLKTFRQNFKSGAEKLTKHQELEMLLGVKSSSEVRILPPVQSKNKGTGKRLMSKKDQSVAKAQKPKRFCNNCKQMAHHDKRNCPNPAVDTLQHSFDYESDANFFTC, encoded by the exons ATGGATCAGCAACGGTACACCCAAAAATCTCTTGACAGAGATAGTGATCACTCCCTACctcaaaccaaaacccttcttagCCTTGAGGTTCATGCATCGACTGTTTATACGCACGCTATCTTTTATGAATTCCAACAGCAGTGCGTTGATTCTCTAAACTCATGTAGTGCTGGTGATTCTTCAAAGGAGGGCAGTACAAGGTTCCTAGAAGTTGAAGATTCTATCTTCAATAAGACTTACACTGTCGCATTTAATCCTTCAACGTTTGATGCAACATGTTCATGCAAGCTGTTTGAGAGGAAGGGATACATATGTAAACACATCATCTGGATTTTATCAGGTATAGGGATCAAAAAGATACCTGATAAGTATCTTCTCAGTAGGTGGACAAAGAACACTAAAAAAATGCCCTTGTATGATGTTCACGGTCAATTGTTGGATGATTTCACTTCGTCGGATGTCACTAAGCTTCAGATTTCGACTGTCTGGTCTGAATTCTACTCAACATTAACACTGCTCAAATCTCTGCCTGAAAATCACATAAATGAACTGACTTCATTACTGAAGACATTTAGACAAAATTTCAAGTCTGGtgctgaaaaattgactaaacacCAAGAGTTGGAGATGCTCCTTGGGGTTAAGTCTTCATCTGAGGTCCGTATACTACCTCCTGTTCAATCAAAAAACAAGGGTACTGGCAAGAGGTTGATGTCCAAGAAAGATCAGTCCGTTGCAAAGGCACAAAAGCCGAAAAGATTTTGCAATAattgtaaacaaatggcacatcATGATAAGCGGAATTGCCCTAATCCAGCTGTTGATACATTACAACACTCGTTTGATTATGAATCCGATGCAA ATTTCTTCACTTGTTGA
- the LOC141632445 gene encoding protein FAR1-RELATED SEQUENCE 5-like, protein MSVSHVMLQNITLSPLQYHRMQYMTENTFVVHVVPVPTPQCIDVDEVHAGNHLSLMVTPGGSEEWVRNIATEFTPTIGQTFATLAEGIQFYETYAIACGFEPRKSSTKRFRSSGDIRTKLIVCHREGFRDSKPTILPITGEEEEPMVKAYNPKKTKVTSIGCKARIFFKFVIKEIDQVQVPLFVVDQFHAAHNHRLSPLKYREFQKKCRNLALQHKQTIVDNCKVNIGPTSTFRSVKEYVDGYENIGASLTDFKNFGREIKCFIGLKDGQMFVDQLETLHETQEGFYYAYDINQNKCLFRVFWADAATRHNYALYGEAVTFDPTYSTNKYDMIFAPFTGVDHHKKSVTFGASLMSRENDQNFKWIFTKFLDCMGGRKPHCFFTDQCPAMKNAVPATFTTAAHRYCMWHIVKKLPEKVGTTVTKETDFVTRLNSVVWDSDLEPPDFEERWCSLISEFQLEDNAWLQYLFSKRQRWIPAYYRDIPLGCLLRTTQRSESENSFFKRFENP, encoded by the exons ATGTCAG tatcacatgttatgcttCAGAATATCACATTGAGTCCTTTACAGTATCATAGGATGCAGTACATGACTG AAAATACTTTTGTTGTCCATGTGGTACCTGTTCCTACTCCACAATGCATAGACGTTGATGAGGTGCATGCTGGGAATCATCTTTCTTTGATGGTGACCCCTGGAGGTTCTGAAGAGTGGGTCAGAAATATTGCAACTGAATTTACACCTACAATAGGACAAACTTTTGCTACGTTAGCCGAGGGTATACAGTTTTATGAGACTTATGCAATAGCATGTGGTTTTGAACCAAGGAAATCTTCAACGAAAAGGTTTCGTAGTAGTGGAGATATTAGGACAAAATTGATTGTGTGTCACCGGGAAGGATTTAGGGATTCTAAGCCGACAATATTACCCATTACTGGTGAGGAGGAGGAGCCAATGGTCAAGGCCTATAATCCGAAGAAGACTAAGGTTACTAGTATTGGTTGTAAAGCTAGGattttctttaaatttgttattaaagAAATTGACCAAGTTCAAGTGCCACTCTTTGTTGTTGATCAGTTTCATGCTGCCCATAACCACCGTCTTTCTCCACTCAAGTATAGAGAATTTCAGAAAAAATGTAGAAACCTTGCTTTGCAACATAAACAAACCATCGTTGATAATTGCAAGGTCAATATTGGCCCAACCTCTACTTTCAGGTCCGTCAAGGAATATGTTGACGGCTATGAAAATATTGGAGCTTCTTTGACTGACTTTAAGAATTTTGGAAGGGAAATCAAGTGTTTTATAGGTCTTAAGGATGGTCAAATGTTTGTAGACCAGTTGGAAACCCTTCATGAAACTCAGGAAGGTTTTTATTATGCCTATGATATTAATCAGAATAAGTGTTTGTTTCGTGTATTTTGGGCTGATGCAGCAACACGTCATAATTACGCTCTATACGGTGAGGCGGTGACTTTTGACCCAACCTATTCAACTAATAAGTACGACATGATCTTTGCTCCCTTTACTGGTGTTGATCATCACAAGAAGTCCGTCACTTTTGGCGCTTCGCTTATGTCTAGGGAGAATGACCAGAATTTTAAatggattttcacaaaattcttAGATTGTATGGGTGGGAGGAAACCCCATTGCTTTTTTACCGATCAATGTCCTGCTATGAAAAATGCAGTCCCTGCTACTTTTACGACTGCTGCCCACCgctattgcatgtggcatattgtgaagaaattacctgaaaaggtagGCACGACAGTGACCAAAGAGACTGACTTCGTCACTCGTCTGAATTCTGTTGTTTGGGATTCAGACTTAGAGCCTCCTGACTTCGAAGAGAGGTGGTGTTCGTTGATCAGTGAGTTTCAATTGGAAGATAATGCATGGTTGCAATATCTGTTTTCCAAGCGGCAACGTTGGATTCCGGCGTATTATCGTGATATTCCTCTTGGTTGTCTTTTACGAACAACGCAACGCTCTGAGAGCGAAAACAGCTTCTTTAAGCGGTTTGAGAATccttga